GCGGCGGCGATGGCACTGTATTACGTTGGACGGCCGCTGTACTGGAAAATATCAGCCACCGTTCACGATATTCGTCACAACAAGCAAACTGTTTCTGGAGGTTTTACAAGCTCTCTCTTTCTCTCGAGTATCGAATACATGCGTAATTGAATTTGTGCTTAGAATTACGTTGCTTTGAATCTTGAATCAAAGATTTGACGTTTCGGAATattttttagtcattttttGTTGTTGGCATGATGTGTTTTTGACCTAAAGGCATGAGATCAATTGTAATTTTGGTACTGGAATTTTTGGTGTTGGATTAGTTTGATTGTAATGCGGATAAATTGATCTTGAAACGCGGGAAAAGAAATTTATTTCAGTCGGTTGTCTGTGTAATTTTTACTATCTTTCTTTATTCGTATTATTATTTTCATCTTCTTCACATTTTATTACACGCAGGGATTTCGAAAATTGTCGAAGAAGCTCAAAAATCCGTTGGGTGGTTTCATGATGAGTCAGATTCAGGACTACAGGACGATAAGAAATCGGTCTCTGCCAGGAGATTTCTTTTGGGGCAGGTCCTGTGACATGTTCATATATACTCTTTTTACAAATTTGTCTGTGAAATGCTAATGCAGAATGGTTTGTATCAATATAGTCGCGTTTTGCCCTTTTTTATGTTGCTGAACAAATGATCTTTGGTATTACATTCTAAACAACGTGCATCTCAAAAGATAGATTGTAAAAATGAtatgggtttattaaatattgtaCGAGTAGCTAAGTTATATTAGTGGTGAAATTATTTCTCGTGTATCCGTAATAAAATTACATTTCTTCGCAAGAGATCGTGAAGCTCTTATTGAGCACTCACAAACTAGTTGAGCAAGTCGGCTACTAAAACCTAAACTTTGGATAATGATGTGAATAATGAAATTTTCTGTAGAACAATGAGATGATAATGCTGTTTTCAATCTAgaaaaaatccctaattatttCACGTTTACACAATCCACTTACATGAAGAAAATAAGCTATAATTTCAAAGACCTAGGTATACAAGCTGTGTACTATTGGATTAAGCGCTGTACTTGGTCTATGTTATGCACTATGACAATATTCTCCTTTGAAAGCGCATGCATCTCGATTGAATGTGTATACAGTTTTCTGCAGTGGAGTTGTTTAGTAACTGTGGTGGGTGAAAATTTTGGTTCACAAACTATTTATCAAATAATGTGAATATTCTCTGAAAGGCCTGGCCCGAGAAAAAGTGAAAGATAGAATTTCAGTGGAGCCTGGAGTCCAACAATTTATCGACTAATGTTCCAGTTACTTTATGCATTCTTGAATTTTCTTTTATGATAACTGGTAAACCCCAAATCAGAACTTGTTCAAATTTGAGGGGTtgagttatttttatttttcatgtgagAATTAGTAGTTGCAACACtcttttttatcatttactTAATGAAATTTTGTAGATAAAGTACTTAGATAGATTATTGGTTTCTGTGCTCCAAGGTTCAAACGTGTACTTCTTTGCATTCCTTTAAAAGCTGGTTTGGAATGCATAAGGTATAAATGGAGTTTCAGATATAACACCTTAAGTAATATACGCAGCCATAAGATCATTAGAAGTATAGCACTGCATTCTGTGCCTTGCTTAGTGTGCCAACGCTTAATCCACTACTAACAAGCAGGCATAATATAATGTCTTGCGCTTCATTTTTTAATCCCCACCGGTCCAACTCTATCTATTTAATCTTTGACTATGAAAGAACTGAATAAGTATTGTGCAGTTACGATTACATTTTTCTGTGAATCTCATTCCTTCATTGGCAATTTGATGGGCCAGAAGTTGTTATTCCCATTTATCATCTTACTTACTGCTTGTTTCCTATATGCCTTGTTCATGCTCTGTTTTTTTCACCAGGTGATGTTAGATTCTCAAATTGGTTGCTCACTAAGGGATACTAGCCAGGTACCTATGCTATGTGGTATCTTGTTAGGATATCTCGTGGGACACATGGACACTCCCTTTTAAGCTGTTAGGATATCTCATTTCTTGAAATATAGTCGTGTTAGAAGCTCTGTTGTTTGCACTCACCTTTCTAAACTCTCGCCTTACTTTCCGCAATCAAATTCGATCAGTTTCATTTGTCTTTGTTTTTTCCCTCTTCCCTCAATCATCATTGCTTCCCCTCCCTCGATGAAATAATCTTCAGAAATTGAAGGGAAAAGAAGATTTCATCAAAGATATAATTGTACATTGGGAGCTGTGGACCTCTGAAGTGCTTTTAGGTACCTAATTATGCTTAAAGTTCTTTCAAAATTCTCCTATTGAAGCCACTACTTGAAATGCCTGGAATTTTTTTACCACTTTCCTCTTATTGCTTATGAGTGGGTCCATGGCAAACTGGACTGACTATGATAGGATCTTCTGGTTAATTGGGTTTTTGACTTTCCTGaatatctttttattttataaccAAACTGACTTTCAGAATTGGAAAAATATTACCATGATGGGTTTAATGCTACAACATTATTGCTTTATGTAGTGGAATATGTAAAAGATGAGATTTCTTCATATCTCCATGGATGTCACGTGAACTTTTTTTTATTGGGTAGTTGTGTTTATACAAAGTTCTATACATAGAAAGTAAGTGATGCTTGTTGGTTCAATcgtttttttccttctttagaTGGGGATGGGGGAGGAGTTTTGTTATAATTGAGATTCGTCTCAAATTTTGGATATGAGTACCGGATGGACTATAGGTCATCCACCAAGATGGACTTATTTACTTGTGCAATATTAGTGTAAACATATCATAACCATTATCATCGGTACGTAGCTTCTCAAGATGTAACAATTTCTCGTTCAACGCATCTCGGATCCAATGATACCTAACAAAAATATGCTTTGACCTTAAGTGTAAACTAGAGTTCTTACTCAGATGAATTGCACTCTGACTATCATAGTAGAGCGTAAATTTTTCTTGTCTCAAGCCTAACTCTTGTAGAAACTTTGTCAACCATAGTATTTTTTTACATGCTTCAGTTGTGGCTAGGTACTCGGCTTTTGTTGTAGACAATGCCACGCACTTTTGAAGTTTTGATTGCCATGAGACTGTTCCCCTGCAAAGGTCATCAAGTATCCGGATGTGGACTTTCTAGAATCAATATCACCTGCCATATCTGCATCAGCATAACCTTCTAACATAGTTTGACTAGTTTCGAATCTCAAAGAAAGCCTAGACGTACCTCTCAGATATCGGAATATCCATTTCACTGCTGACCAATTATCTTTGCCAGGATTCGAGAGAAATCGACTTACCATGCCAAATGCGTGAGCAATGTAAGGTCTTGAACATACCATCGCATACATCAAACTGCCGACTGCTGAAGCATAAAGAACCCTTTCCATTTATTTCTTTTCTTCCTCACTTGTGGGACATTGAATGGAACTTAGTTTGAAATGACATGCAAGTGGAGTAACAGCCTTTGCTTCATCCATTTTGAATCTTTCAAGAACTTTCTCAATGTATTGTTCTTGAGATAACCATAGTTTCTTATTGGCCTTATCCCTCGAGATCTTTATTCTAAGAATCTGTTTTGCTGATCCTAAGTCTTTCATTGCAAATTACTTGTTAAGCTCCCCCTTAAGCTTTTCTATCTTGCTTGAATCATGACCAATGATCAAcatatcatcaacatacaacaatATCATGATGATATCATTCTGATCATATTTCTTAACAAATACACAATGATCAGAACTGGTTCTGTTGTACCCATGATTCATCATGAATGtatcaaacttcttgtaccactgtcttggagcttgtttcaacacgtataaactttTGTTTAATCGACACACCATATCTTCTTTGCCTTTAACTATGAATCCTTCCGGTTGCTCCATGTATATTTCTTCATGTAGATAACCATGAAGAAATGCAGTCTTAACATCGAGTTGTTCTATTTCCATATCCATACTAGCTGCAAGTCCCAGAACAACTCTGATAGAGGACATCTTCACCACTGGTGAGAaaatttcatcaaaatcaacaccTTTCTTCTGGCTGAAACCCTTCACAACTAGCCTCGCTTTGTACCTTAGCCGTGATTTATTTTCTTTAGTCTTCAACCTGTAAACCCATTTATTTTTGAGTGCTTTCTTACTTTTTTATAGTTTTACTAAGTTGTAGGTGTGATTTTCATGAAGCGATTGCATCTCTTCTTTCATCGTTTCGATCTACTTATATTTTTGTGTACTTGATACAGCTTCTTTGAAACTCTCTGCTTCTCCGCCATCAGTGATAAACACATACTCATGTGGGTTGTATCTCGTATAAGGTATTCTTTTTTTGGTGGACCTTCTGATAACTGTTTCTGAAGGTGGAGTTGAAGAGTTGTCTTGAGCATCTATTGGCTCAACTGAATAGTCATGCTCAGTTTGTGTTTCTGCCCCGTGATCCTGAAATCTAAATTTACAGGAGTTTTTGAATTGGATGATTGTGATCGTTTGTTGTATTCCACATCAGAACCAATTTCATCTTTGAGGAATACAATATCTTGGCTTCTAACAATCTTTTGATTCAATGGATCCCATAATCTGTATCCGAACTCTTCATGGCCATAACCCAAAAATGTGCACTTTTTAAATTTGTCGTCAAGCTTGGATCTTTCATTTTTGTTATATGAACAAAGCTTTGCAACCAAACATTCAGTGTTTGTATGAGACATCTTTCCCTGTCCAGACTTTGTTAGGAACATCACCATCTAACGAAGTTGATGGAGAAAGATTGATCGAATCAATTGCAGTTCTCATAGCTTCGCCCCAAAAAGAATTGGGCAATTTGGAGTGTGATAACATGCACTTTATCCTCTAACAAATTGTCTTGTTCATTCTTTCAGCTAGACCATTGTGCTGTGGGATTTTTGAAACACTTTTCTCAAGCCTGATACCATGAGTTATACAGTATTGCTCAAATGGACCTCTGTATTCACCATCATTGTTGGAACGAATACACTTCAGTTTCTTTCCTGTTTCTCTTTCAAATTTTGCGGTAAAATTCTTAAAGACATCAAGGACATGATCTTTATATTTCAGCGAAAAGCACCAGACCTTTCGTGAGAAATCACAacaaagatcacaaatataacGCACCACCGAGAGTTCTGTATTTCATGTAACACAAATCTGTGTGTACTAACTCCAAGCGTTGAGTTTTTCTGGATAAAGAAAACTTTGAAATGCAACTCTGTGTTGTTTTCCGGCCAAACAATCAAAACAGGTTTCCAAATGCATACCAGATACTTCCGGAAGGAGTTTTCTCTTAGCC
The Primulina tabacum isolate GXHZ01 chromosome 9, ASM2559414v2, whole genome shotgun sequence DNA segment above includes these coding regions:
- the LOC142556457 gene encoding uncharacterized protein LOC142556457 isoform X3, producing the protein MASRSVKLVFRLLLVAAAAMALYYVGRPLYWKISATVHDIRHNKQTVSGGISKIVEEAQKSVGWFHDESDSGLQDDKKSVSARRFLLGQVMLDSQIGCSLRDTSQVSMISMLLRDLMVDLAGLKVHTT
- the LOC142556457 gene encoding uncharacterized protein LOC142556457 isoform X1, which codes for MASRSVKLVFRLLLVAAAAMALYYVGRPLYWKISATVHDIRHNKQTVSGGISKIVEEAQKSVGWFHDESDSGLQDDKKSVSARRFLLGQVMLDSQIGCSLRDTSQKLKGKEDFIKDIIVHWELWTSEVLLGQLSSSSVGYNISWPGF
- the LOC142556457 gene encoding uncharacterized protein LOC142556457 isoform X2 yields the protein MASRSVKLVFRLLLVAAAAMALYYVGRPLYWKISATVHDIRHNKQTVSGGISKIVEEAQKSVGWFHDESDSGLQDDKKSVSARRFLLGQVMLDSQIGCSLRDTSQKLKGKEDFIKDIIVHWELWTSEVLLVFHQEQNY